From Pieris rapae chromosome 3, ilPieRapa1.1, whole genome shotgun sequence, a single genomic window includes:
- the LOC110993338 gene encoding peripheral-type benzodiazepine receptor-associated protein 1 isoform X1 has translation MSAYGLSGGGESDVISRRLREAERARADAERAHADALAQLRNAQRSPLDSHNVEQLQSKVRELEKKAALETVRCEELQLELSSAMRARGTSTTATWSMATQPASEIERIMAKIEQDNRILAELEHTRSTTHDYSILGIQQSGSNQGLGEYHSPTPSPLPHSYTSTTGHNITLCQSNTMPTLSSLHAASQFTAPNPNTAAYSMSAHNPTSYTNPVSAPYGLSNTHQVTFTNPVTTPLVNNINQISSTLAGLQSNLHNLTGNVSSMTLGNALTGTAITGTMAGSGLSSCLNNVPTSLSSGLSSTLAGIQSSLTGALGNTLSNLTGGTQIGALNTNLTSTSVYGTGSGTYTNPLLTSGLGTNPMNIKLKPMDEIDLGLGRYGTNNPSMIRAVTPVTPHQPSWSLGLDSQFPDRLAGLESSLYHDRGQRNMRLLQNNLLDMDVRNTHYMNGGGPNEAQVDMLDIPGKGRCCVYIARFSYDPPEIESAEGELSICAGDYLLVWGPPDPNATMLDAELLDGRRGLVPANFVQRLVGDDLLEFHQAVVATLRDADETATTAISDMSLSRDVARLSEVADVTDGSEDDDNVPAPRQLTLERQLNKSVLIGWTAPEGVQQANIESYHVYVDGVLKTTVKATERTRALVEGVDSNRFLHFKPHRISVRSVTATRRTSRDAACTMVIGRDTANMGPTCVRASGVTCSQAVISWLPANSNHQHVVCVNNVEVRTVKPGVYRHTITGLSPSTQYRVTVRAKHLRAGPPSGIPIEEAPGAYTDFRTLPKGLPDPPNEIMVEAGPQDGTLLVTWQPVLRPPASGPVTGYAVYADGKKVTDVDSPTGDHALIDIGKLLGLNPKCVTVRTKSRDSQSSDSAPTPIPPAVLRGVVSRVQRGPPGQVLNQPVPPGYRAQRPQAYQQQQQVIEHDENLSDKEIFPTANRHDPQQQQAQPTSGFGTGLLKSIFDKITPSHSGIPAIEITKEGATEQISEEDDPSRRCHQQPSQPAQASQQPSGQPYPNTPAFHGTQQPPFQQGAQFPSNQPNQQQYPGQQQQYQNPPPRNHHERGRPPNPHQIQQQAQQGQMPQYGPRGGPPPGPRGPPPAGGRPPPQGHAQSKRGRYFIALFDYDPVTMSPNPESCDEELPFSEGDTIKVWGDKDADGFYWGECRGRRGYVPHNMVVEVSEQEATGQVSAKPRDRWTDAYANQPVRRMIALYDYDPQELSPNVDADAELSFQTGQIIHVYGDMDDDGFYMAEIEGVRGLVPSNFLTDANDQYAPAGPSGQGPPGGRMGPSTSAPGGGPGRGRGVPPGPGARGPPPPPRDNVAPAQRNHLRKTDACPLPPSQLDHNTSASNPEQASSQARGKGVGSVPASTTARTSAGNVSSPPVQSPGSAATLAMPPVGTTTAVSTSPARRGGPTVVPAPTAQPLQQQQQQQQQQQQQQQQQQQQQPPTSQPNLMQKFTEMTAPGGDILSKGKELIFMKFGLGGK, from the exons ATGAGTGCGTACGGACTATCGGGAGGCGGCGAGTCGGATGTGATATCACGTCGACTAAGGGAGGCGGAGCGAGCGCGCGCCGACGCAGAGAGGGCGCACGCAGACGCATTGGCGCAACTTCGCAATGCTCAGCGCTCGCCGCTCGACTCGCACAATGTCGAACAGCTACAATCGAAAGTTAGAGAACTTGAGAAAAAG GCTGCCCTAGAAACAGTCCGATGTGAGGAACTTCAGTTGGAATTGTCATCAGCAATGCGTGCGAGAGGCACAAGTACCACTGCCACATGGTCCATGGCCACTCAACCTGCCTCAGAAATTGAGCGGATTATGGCCAAAATTGAACAGGACAATAGAATTCTCGCCGAATTAGAGCACACCAGGTCTACAACTCATG ATTATTCCATTCTAGGTATACAACAGAGCGGGTCCAACCAAGGGTTAGGAGAGTACCATTCCCCAACACCGTCACCACTACCACACTCGTACACGAGTACAACGGGCCATAATATAACTTTGTGTCAGAGCAACACAATGCCGACTCTGTCTTCCCTTCATGCTGCCTCACAGTTCACAGCCCCTAACCCTAACACCGCTGCGTATTCCATGAGCGCTCACAATCCTACCTCCTACACAAACCCAGTTTCTGCTCCCTACGGCCTCTCAAACACACACCAAGTAACATTCACAAACCCTGTTACTACCCCGCTTGTTAACAACATCAACCAGATATCGAGTACCTTAGCGGGCTTACAATCCAATCTTCATAATCTTACCGGAAACGTGTCATCAATGACTCTTGGAAACGCATTGACTGGAACTGCAATAACAGGCACAATGGCGGGAAGTGGTCTTAGtagttgtttaaataatgtaccAACAAGTTTATCAAGTGGACTATCGAGCACCTTAGCAGGAATACAATCAAGTTTGACAGGAGCACTTGGAAACACACTAAGTAATCTTACAGGCGGAACACAAATTGGAGCTTTAAATACGAACCTTACAAGCACAAGTGTTTATGGAACGGGTAGTGGAACTTATACAAATCCACTTTTAACTAGTGGCTTAGGTACAAATCCGatgaatattaaactaaagcCCATGGATGAGATAGATTTGGGCTTAGGTCGATATGGAACCAATAATCCATCTATGATTAGGGCAGTCACTCCAGTGACTCCTCATCAACCAAGCTGGAGCTTAGGATTAGATAGCCAATTTCCCGATAGACTTGCTGGTTTAGAATCTTCGTTATATCATGACCGTGGTCAGAGAAACATGAGGCTTttgcaaaataatttgttGGATATGGATG TGCGAAACACACATTATATGAACGGAGGGGGACCAAACGAGGCCCAAGTTGACATGCTAGATATTCCAGGCAAAGGTCGTTGTTGCGTTTATATAGCTCGGTTTTCTTATGATCCACCGGA AATTGAAAGTGCTGAAGGTGAGCTATCAATATGCGCTGGGGACTATCTTCTGGTTTGGGGTCCACCAGATCCAAATGCAACGATGCTTGATGCCGAATTGTTAGATGGTCGCCGTGGTCTAGTACCTGCCAATTTTGTTCAAAGGCTGGTAGGCGACGATCTTTTAGAGTTCCATCAG gCTGTTGTAGCTACACTACGTGATGCTGATGAAACAGCTACAACAGCAATAAGTGATATGTCACTAAGCCGTGATGTAGCTCGTCTGAGTGAAGTTGCTGATGTAACAGATGGATCTGAAGATGATGATAATG TTCCGGCTCCGCGTCAGCTCACATTGGAGCGGCAGTTGAACAAATCTGTGCTGATTGGCTGGACGGCACCCGAGGGAGTACAACAGGCAAATATCGAGAGCTACCATGTCTATGTGGATGGGGTATTGAAGACGACTGTGAAGGCCACTGAACGAACCCGTGCTTTGGTAGAGGGCGTAGATTCTAATCGA TTTTTGCATTTTAAGCCGCATCGGATCAGTGTTCGATCTGTCACGGCGACACGCCGTACATCTCGTGATGCCGCTTGTACTATGGTAATTGGTCGAGATACTGCAAATATGGGACCAACCTGCGTAAGGGCTAGTGGGGTAACGTGTTCGCAAGCAGTTATATCCTGGTTGCCAGCAAATTCTAACCATCAACACGTCGTCTGTGTAAACAACGTCGAA GTTCGGACTGTAAAACCTGGTGTTTATCGTCACACTATAACTGGTTTATCACCAAGTACGCAGTATCGAGTGACAGTAAGAGCCAAACATTTAAGAGCCGGTCCTCCATCTGGAATACCTATCGAAGAAGCTCCAGGAGCCTACACAGACTTCAGGACTCTTCCAAAAGGACTTCCAGATCCTCCAAATGAAAtcatg GTGGAAGCTGGGCCGCAAGATGGTACACTGCTTGTGACGTGGCAGCCAGTGCTTCGACCACCCGCTTCAGGGCCTGTAACTGGATATGCTGTTTATGCAGACGGGAAGAAGGTGACCGACGTAGACTCTCCGACTGGTGATCACGCTCTCATCGATATCGGCAAACTCCTCGGCCTCAATCCTAAATGCGTCACC GTAAGAACTAAGTCGCGCGACAGCCAATCGAGCGACAGTGCTCCAACTCCGATTCCACCAGCTGTGTTGCGAGGTGTCGTATCTAGGGTACAGAGGGGCCCTCCAGGTCAGGTTCTTAACCAGCCAGTTCCACCGGGTTATAGAGCGCAGCGTCCGCAAGCTTATCAACAGCAACAACAAGTTATAGAACACGATGAAAATCTTTccgataaagaaatatttccgaCAGCAAATCGTCATGATCCTCAACAGCAGCAGGCTCAG CCCACGAGCGGATTCGGCACAGGCCTTCTAAAGAGTATATTCGACAAAATAACCCCTTCG CATTCGGGGATACCAGCCATCGAAATCACTAAAGAGGGAGCCACGGAGCAGATAAGCGAGGAGGACGACCCTTCGCGGCGGTGTCATCAG CAGCCGTCCCAACCTGCACAAGCGTCGCAGCAGCCTTCGGGTCAGCCGTACCCGAATACACCAGCCTTCCATGGCACGCAGCAACCCCCCTTTCAACAGGGCGCCCAGTTCCCAAGTAATCAACCTAATCAACAGCAATATCCCGGACAACAACAGCAGTATCAAAATCCACCTCCAAGAAATCATCATGAACGGGGACGACCTCCTAACCCTCACCAG atacaGCAACAGGCCCAACAAGGTCAAATGCCGCAATACGGTCCGAGAGGTGGCCCTCCTCCAGGACCACGAGGACCTCCTCCGGCTGGAGGTCGGCCCCCTCCACAAGGTCACGCTCAGTCAAAGAGAGGTCGTTATTTCATTGCACTATTTGACTATGACCCAGTAACTATGAGTCCCAACCCTGAGAGCTGCGATGAAGAATTGCCGTTTAGCGAAGGAGATACAATTAAG GTGTGGGGTGACAAAGATGCCGATGGCTTCTATTGGGGTGAATGTCGAGGTCGGCGTGGCTATGTGCCCCACAATATGGTTGTTGAAGTCTCTGAACAGGAGGCAACTGGGCAGGTCTCCGCAAAACCTCGAGATCGCTGGACAGACGCGTACGCCAACCAGCCCGTACGTCGAATGATAGCGTTGTATGACTACGACCCGCAAGAACTTAGCCCTAATGTTGATGCCGAT GCTGAGCTCAGCTTTCAAACCGGTCAGATAATACATGTATACGGCGATATGGACGATGACGGTTTTTATATGGCTGAAATTGAGGGTGTTCGAGGTCTTGTACCAAGTAATTTCCTAACAGATGCCAACGATCAGTATGCACCTGCGGGACCAAGTGGTCAAG GGCCACCTGGGGGTCGAATGGGGCCAAGCACAAGCGCGCCAGGCGGAGGCCCAGGTCGAGGGAGGGGAGTCCCTCCAGGGCCAGGAGCTCGGGGTCCACCACCGCCTCCTAGAGATAATGTTGCCCCAGCACAAAGAAATCATCTTCGAAAAACAG ATGCCTGCCCTCTTCCCCCTTCTCAGTTAGACCACAACACAAGCGCCAGTAATCCAGAACAGGCGAGTTCTCAG GCGAGGGGGAAAGGCGTGGGGAGCGTGCCGGCGAGCACGACCGCTCGCACGAGCGCTGGTAACGTGAGCTCGCCGCCGGTTCAGTCGCCGGGCTCAGCCGCCACGCTGGCTATGCCCCCCGTGGGAACTACCACTGCCGTCAGCACGTCCCCAGCGCGCCGCGGCGGGCCCACCGTCGTCCCGGCGCCTACAGCTCAACCTCTTCAGCAGCAGCAACAACAGCAACAGCAACAACAACAGCAACAACAGCAACAGCAACAACAGCAGCCACCCACCTCACAACCCAACCTTATGCAAAAATTCACTGAAATGACCGCCCCAGGCGGAGACATACTCAGCAAGGGAAAAGAACTCATCTTCATGAAATTCGGCCTCGGCGGCAAATAA
- the LOC110993338 gene encoding peripheral-type benzodiazepine receptor-associated protein 1 isoform X7 — protein sequence MSAYGLSGGGESDVISRRLREAERARADAERAHADALAQLRNAQRSPLDSHNVEQLQSKVRELEKKAALETVRCEELQLELSSAMRARGTSTTATWSMATQPASEIERIMAKIEQDNRILAELEHTRSTTHDYSILGIQQSGSNQGLGEYHSPTPSPLPHSYTSTTGHNITLCQSNTMPTLSSLHAASQFTAPNPNTAAYSMSAHNPTSYTNPVSAPYGLSNTHQVTFTNPVTTPLVNNINQISSTLAGLQSNLHNLTGNVSSMTLGNALTGTAITGTMAGSGLSSCLNNVPTSLSSGLSSTLAGIQSSLTGALGNTLSNLTGGTQIGALNTNLTSTSVYGTGSGTYTNPLLTSGLGTNPMNIKLKPMDEIDLGLGRYGTNNPSMIRAVTPVTPHQPSWSLGLDSQFPDRLAGLESSLYHDRGQRNMRLLQNNLLDMDVRNTHYMNGGGPNEAQVDMLDIPGKGRCCVYIARFSYDPPEIESAEGELSICAGDYLLVWGPPDPNATMLDAELLDGRRGLVPANFVQRLVGDDLLEFHQAVVATLRDADETATTAISDMSLSRDVARLSEVADVTDGSEDDDNVPAPRQLTLERQLNKSVLIGWTAPEGVQQANIESYHVYVDGVLKTTVKATERTRALVEGVDSNRFLHFKPHRISVRSVTATRRTSRDAACTMVIGRDTANMGPTCVRASGVTCSQAVISWLPANSNHQHVVCVNNVEVRTVKPGVYRHTITGLSPSTQYRVTVRAKHLRAGPPSGIPIEEAPGAYTDFRTLPKGLPDPPNEIMVEAGPQDGTLLVTWQPVLRPPASGPVTGYAVYADGKKVTDVDSPTGDHALIDIGKLLGLNPKCVTVRTKSRDSQSSDSAPTPIPPAVLRGVVSRVQRGPPGQVLNQPVPPGYRAQRPQAYQQQQQVIEHDENLSDKEIFPTANRHDPQQQQAQPTSGFGTGLLKSIFDKITPSHSGIPAIEITKEGATEQISEEDDPSRRCHQQPSQPAQASQQPSGQPYPNTPAFHGTQQPPFQQGAQFPSNQPNQQQYPGQQQQYQNPPPRNHHERGRPPNPHQIQQQAQQGQMPQYGPRGGPPPGPRGPPPAGGRPPPQGHAQSKRGRYFIALFDYDPVTMSPNPESCDEELPFSEGDTIKVWGDKDADGFYWGECRGRRGYVPHNMVVEVSEQEATGQVSAKPRDRWTDAYANQPVRRMIALYDYDPQELSPNVDADAELSFQTGQIIHVYGDMDDDGFYMAEIEGVRGLVPSNFLTDANDQYAPAGPSGQGPPGGRMGPSTSAPGGGPGRGRGVPPGPGARGPPPPPRDNVAPAQRNHLRKTGEGERRGERAGEHDRSHERW from the exons ATGAGTGCGTACGGACTATCGGGAGGCGGCGAGTCGGATGTGATATCACGTCGACTAAGGGAGGCGGAGCGAGCGCGCGCCGACGCAGAGAGGGCGCACGCAGACGCATTGGCGCAACTTCGCAATGCTCAGCGCTCGCCGCTCGACTCGCACAATGTCGAACAGCTACAATCGAAAGTTAGAGAACTTGAGAAAAAG GCTGCCCTAGAAACAGTCCGATGTGAGGAACTTCAGTTGGAATTGTCATCAGCAATGCGTGCGAGAGGCACAAGTACCACTGCCACATGGTCCATGGCCACTCAACCTGCCTCAGAAATTGAGCGGATTATGGCCAAAATTGAACAGGACAATAGAATTCTCGCCGAATTAGAGCACACCAGGTCTACAACTCATG ATTATTCCATTCTAGGTATACAACAGAGCGGGTCCAACCAAGGGTTAGGAGAGTACCATTCCCCAACACCGTCACCACTACCACACTCGTACACGAGTACAACGGGCCATAATATAACTTTGTGTCAGAGCAACACAATGCCGACTCTGTCTTCCCTTCATGCTGCCTCACAGTTCACAGCCCCTAACCCTAACACCGCTGCGTATTCCATGAGCGCTCACAATCCTACCTCCTACACAAACCCAGTTTCTGCTCCCTACGGCCTCTCAAACACACACCAAGTAACATTCACAAACCCTGTTACTACCCCGCTTGTTAACAACATCAACCAGATATCGAGTACCTTAGCGGGCTTACAATCCAATCTTCATAATCTTACCGGAAACGTGTCATCAATGACTCTTGGAAACGCATTGACTGGAACTGCAATAACAGGCACAATGGCGGGAAGTGGTCTTAGtagttgtttaaataatgtaccAACAAGTTTATCAAGTGGACTATCGAGCACCTTAGCAGGAATACAATCAAGTTTGACAGGAGCACTTGGAAACACACTAAGTAATCTTACAGGCGGAACACAAATTGGAGCTTTAAATACGAACCTTACAAGCACAAGTGTTTATGGAACGGGTAGTGGAACTTATACAAATCCACTTTTAACTAGTGGCTTAGGTACAAATCCGatgaatattaaactaaagcCCATGGATGAGATAGATTTGGGCTTAGGTCGATATGGAACCAATAATCCATCTATGATTAGGGCAGTCACTCCAGTGACTCCTCATCAACCAAGCTGGAGCTTAGGATTAGATAGCCAATTTCCCGATAGACTTGCTGGTTTAGAATCTTCGTTATATCATGACCGTGGTCAGAGAAACATGAGGCTTttgcaaaataatttgttGGATATGGATG TGCGAAACACACATTATATGAACGGAGGGGGACCAAACGAGGCCCAAGTTGACATGCTAGATATTCCAGGCAAAGGTCGTTGTTGCGTTTATATAGCTCGGTTTTCTTATGATCCACCGGA AATTGAAAGTGCTGAAGGTGAGCTATCAATATGCGCTGGGGACTATCTTCTGGTTTGGGGTCCACCAGATCCAAATGCAACGATGCTTGATGCCGAATTGTTAGATGGTCGCCGTGGTCTAGTACCTGCCAATTTTGTTCAAAGGCTGGTAGGCGACGATCTTTTAGAGTTCCATCAG gCTGTTGTAGCTACACTACGTGATGCTGATGAAACAGCTACAACAGCAATAAGTGATATGTCACTAAGCCGTGATGTAGCTCGTCTGAGTGAAGTTGCTGATGTAACAGATGGATCTGAAGATGATGATAATG TTCCGGCTCCGCGTCAGCTCACATTGGAGCGGCAGTTGAACAAATCTGTGCTGATTGGCTGGACGGCACCCGAGGGAGTACAACAGGCAAATATCGAGAGCTACCATGTCTATGTGGATGGGGTATTGAAGACGACTGTGAAGGCCACTGAACGAACCCGTGCTTTGGTAGAGGGCGTAGATTCTAATCGA TTTTTGCATTTTAAGCCGCATCGGATCAGTGTTCGATCTGTCACGGCGACACGCCGTACATCTCGTGATGCCGCTTGTACTATGGTAATTGGTCGAGATACTGCAAATATGGGACCAACCTGCGTAAGGGCTAGTGGGGTAACGTGTTCGCAAGCAGTTATATCCTGGTTGCCAGCAAATTCTAACCATCAACACGTCGTCTGTGTAAACAACGTCGAA GTTCGGACTGTAAAACCTGGTGTTTATCGTCACACTATAACTGGTTTATCACCAAGTACGCAGTATCGAGTGACAGTAAGAGCCAAACATTTAAGAGCCGGTCCTCCATCTGGAATACCTATCGAAGAAGCTCCAGGAGCCTACACAGACTTCAGGACTCTTCCAAAAGGACTTCCAGATCCTCCAAATGAAAtcatg GTGGAAGCTGGGCCGCAAGATGGTACACTGCTTGTGACGTGGCAGCCAGTGCTTCGACCACCCGCTTCAGGGCCTGTAACTGGATATGCTGTTTATGCAGACGGGAAGAAGGTGACCGACGTAGACTCTCCGACTGGTGATCACGCTCTCATCGATATCGGCAAACTCCTCGGCCTCAATCCTAAATGCGTCACC GTAAGAACTAAGTCGCGCGACAGCCAATCGAGCGACAGTGCTCCAACTCCGATTCCACCAGCTGTGTTGCGAGGTGTCGTATCTAGGGTACAGAGGGGCCCTCCAGGTCAGGTTCTTAACCAGCCAGTTCCACCGGGTTATAGAGCGCAGCGTCCGCAAGCTTATCAACAGCAACAACAAGTTATAGAACACGATGAAAATCTTTccgataaagaaatatttccgaCAGCAAATCGTCATGATCCTCAACAGCAGCAGGCTCAG CCCACGAGCGGATTCGGCACAGGCCTTCTAAAGAGTATATTCGACAAAATAACCCCTTCG CATTCGGGGATACCAGCCATCGAAATCACTAAAGAGGGAGCCACGGAGCAGATAAGCGAGGAGGACGACCCTTCGCGGCGGTGTCATCAG CAGCCGTCCCAACCTGCACAAGCGTCGCAGCAGCCTTCGGGTCAGCCGTACCCGAATACACCAGCCTTCCATGGCACGCAGCAACCCCCCTTTCAACAGGGCGCCCAGTTCCCAAGTAATCAACCTAATCAACAGCAATATCCCGGACAACAACAGCAGTATCAAAATCCACCTCCAAGAAATCATCATGAACGGGGACGACCTCCTAACCCTCACCAG atacaGCAACAGGCCCAACAAGGTCAAATGCCGCAATACGGTCCGAGAGGTGGCCCTCCTCCAGGACCACGAGGACCTCCTCCGGCTGGAGGTCGGCCCCCTCCACAAGGTCACGCTCAGTCAAAGAGAGGTCGTTATTTCATTGCACTATTTGACTATGACCCAGTAACTATGAGTCCCAACCCTGAGAGCTGCGATGAAGAATTGCCGTTTAGCGAAGGAGATACAATTAAG GTGTGGGGTGACAAAGATGCCGATGGCTTCTATTGGGGTGAATGTCGAGGTCGGCGTGGCTATGTGCCCCACAATATGGTTGTTGAAGTCTCTGAACAGGAGGCAACTGGGCAGGTCTCCGCAAAACCTCGAGATCGCTGGACAGACGCGTACGCCAACCAGCCCGTACGTCGAATGATAGCGTTGTATGACTACGACCCGCAAGAACTTAGCCCTAATGTTGATGCCGAT GCTGAGCTCAGCTTTCAAACCGGTCAGATAATACATGTATACGGCGATATGGACGATGACGGTTTTTATATGGCTGAAATTGAGGGTGTTCGAGGTCTTGTACCAAGTAATTTCCTAACAGATGCCAACGATCAGTATGCACCTGCGGGACCAAGTGGTCAAG GGCCACCTGGGGGTCGAATGGGGCCAAGCACAAGCGCGCCAGGCGGAGGCCCAGGTCGAGGGAGGGGAGTCCCTCCAGGGCCAGGAGCTCGGGGTCCACCACCGCCTCCTAGAGATAATGTTGCCCCAGCACAAAGAAATCATCTTCGAAAAACAG GCGAGGGGGAAAGGCGTGGGGAGCGTGCCGGCGAGCACGACCGCTCGCACGAGCGCTGGTAA